In one Streptomyces sp. NBC_01288 genomic region, the following are encoded:
- a CDS encoding ABC transporter permease yields the protein MSTPQPPMPQAAAPNWQAAPGPSYGGYTSPIPVVRTHLGHALASEWTKIKSVRSTIWTLGVFVVLVVGIGLLAAVVVSDSSSELNGENPLSYGFFGLLLGCMCIITLGVLTTASEYGTGMIRTTMTACPSRGRVLAAKSIVFFGVAFVVTLVASAFIAFVDAALLENNGAKDPSAGEWLKGTVGVSLYIALLGLLSLIVGSIIRHSAGAITVMIGAVLAPLVVALFMFSQSLEGVRQALFEYSIPNQMSVFYSNSLTESGPSGWDPLWIIVGVTAVAFAGAVALLEKRDV from the coding sequence ATGAGTACGCCCCAGCCCCCGATGCCGCAGGCAGCCGCGCCCAACTGGCAGGCGGCGCCCGGTCCTTCGTACGGCGGGTACACCTCGCCGATCCCGGTGGTGCGCACGCATCTCGGGCACGCGCTCGCCTCCGAGTGGACGAAGATCAAGTCGGTGCGCTCGACGATCTGGACGCTCGGCGTGTTCGTGGTCCTCGTCGTCGGCATCGGCCTGCTCGCCGCCGTCGTGGTCAGCGACTCCTCCTCGGAGCTGAACGGCGAGAACCCGCTGTCCTACGGCTTCTTCGGGCTGCTGCTCGGCTGCATGTGCATCATCACGCTCGGCGTGCTGACCACGGCCTCGGAGTACGGCACCGGCATGATCCGCACGACGATGACCGCGTGCCCCAGCCGGGGCCGGGTCCTCGCGGCGAAGTCGATCGTGTTCTTCGGGGTCGCCTTCGTGGTCACGCTGGTGGCGTCGGCGTTCATCGCCTTCGTGGACGCCGCGCTGCTGGAGAACAACGGCGCCAAGGACCCGTCCGCCGGCGAGTGGCTCAAGGGGACGGTCGGCGTCTCGCTCTACATCGCGCTGCTCGGGCTGCTCTCGCTGATCGTCGGCTCGATCATCCGGCACTCGGCGGGCGCGATCACCGTCATGATCGGCGCGGTGCTCGCCCCGCTGGTCGTCGCGCTGTTCATGTTCTCGCAGTCGCTGGAGGGCGTGCGCCAGGCGCTGTTCGAGTACTCGATCCCGAACCAGATGAGCGTCTTCTACTCCAACTCCCTGACGGAGAGCGGCCCTTCGGGCTGGGACCCGCTGTGGATCATCGTGGGCGTGACGGCCGTGGCGTTCGCGGGCGCGGTCGCGCTGCTGGAGAAGCGGGACGTGTAG
- a CDS encoding ATP/GTP-binding protein: MSPRRNRPKESGSSGQSADDERSGRYGGWQSAEHWQGEEWSVRHVAGASAQGKTYRCPGCDQQIPSGVPHVVAWPEHAGVDDRRHWHKACWNAKDRRTTRVQRSRNAPRF; this comes from the coding sequence GTGTCCCCGCGTCGCAACCGACCCAAGGAGTCCGGTTCCTCCGGCCAGAGTGCCGACGACGAGCGGTCGGGCCGCTACGGCGGCTGGCAGTCCGCCGAGCACTGGCAGGGCGAGGAGTGGAGCGTGCGCCACGTCGCCGGGGCGAGCGCGCAGGGCAAGACGTACCGCTGCCCCGGCTGCGACCAGCAGATCCCCTCCGGCGTCCCGCACGTCGTGGCCTGGCCGGAGCACGCGGGCGTCGACGACCGCCGCCACTGGCACAAGGCCTGCTGGAACGCGAAGGACCGCCGCACCACACGGGTGCAGCGGTCCAGGAACGCGCCGAGGTTCTGA
- a CDS encoding LLM class flavin-dependent oxidoreductase, producing the protein MRVGSFVLAAQFPGQGQGEALHRAVRSVEVAEEAGLDTAWLAEHHFVPYGTCPSAVTLAALLLGRTRRIRVGTAVSVLPTVHPVALGEQAALLHVTSGGRFSLGVGRGGPWVDLEVFGSGLAAYEQGFPESLDLLMSWLREPSVAGTGDRFAFREVPVVPRPSEALSDAPGPEVVVACTSPASVRLAAERGLPMLLGMHVGDEEKAEMVALWRQLARTAGRPAEEIRGAAHVSAGVCQIADKRADAVEALVKAMPGWLKQGLDAHVTVDDRERRMRDPLAYTELLCGLHPVGTPRLCADRLAATSERTGISRFALLVEGSGDLAATEENVRRLGAEVLPHLG; encoded by the coding sequence ATGCGCGTCGGAAGTTTTGTGTTGGCGGCCCAGTTCCCGGGGCAGGGCCAGGGGGAGGCCCTGCACCGCGCGGTCCGCTCGGTGGAGGTCGCGGAGGAGGCCGGTCTCGACACGGCCTGGCTGGCCGAGCACCATTTCGTGCCCTACGGCACCTGCCCGTCCGCGGTCACCCTGGCCGCGTTGCTGCTGGGCCGCACCCGGCGCATCCGCGTCGGCACCGCGGTCAGCGTGCTGCCCACCGTGCACCCGGTCGCCCTCGGCGAACAGGCCGCGCTGCTGCACGTGACGAGCGGGGGGCGCTTCTCGCTGGGCGTGGGGCGCGGCGGGCCGTGGGTCGACCTGGAGGTGTTCGGCTCGGGTCTCGCCGCGTACGAACAGGGGTTCCCGGAATCACTCGATCTACTGATGAGCTGGCTGCGCGAGCCGTCGGTCGCGGGCACCGGGGACCGCTTCGCGTTCCGTGAAGTGCCCGTCGTACCCAGGCCGTCGGAGGCGCTGTCGGACGCGCCGGGCCCCGAGGTCGTCGTCGCCTGCACCTCCCCCGCGAGCGTGCGGCTGGCGGCCGAGCGGGGCCTGCCGATGCTGCTGGGCATGCATGTCGGGGACGAGGAGAAGGCCGAAATGGTCGCCCTGTGGCGGCAGTTGGCGCGGACTGCGGGTCGCCCGGCGGAGGAGATCCGCGGGGCGGCCCATGTGTCGGCCGGCGTCTGCCAGATCGCGGACAAGCGTGCCGACGCGGTGGAGGCCCTGGTGAAGGCGATGCCGGGCTGGCTGAAGCAGGGGCTCGACGCCCATGTGACGGTGGACGACCGCGAGCGCCGGATGCGCGACCCGCTCGCGTACACCGAACTCCTCTGCGGGCTGCACCCGGTGGGCACCCCGCGGCTGTGCGCCGACCGGCTCGCGGCGACCTCGGAGCGGACCGGCATCTCCCGCTTCGCGCTGCTCGTCGAGGGGTCCGGGGACCTCGCGGCGACCGAGGAGAACGTACGGCGGCTCGGAGCCGAGGTGCTCCCTCACCTCGGCTGA
- a CDS encoding SCO5389 family protein, with amino-acid sequence MSLDVSPALLEKAERGEVDEAEFVDCVRTSLPYAWEMISSLVAQLKVDGGAFADNQTPPPDERARGQLLRALASDAIRGALQRHFGVRLAFQNCHRVAVFPLDGSVDEKLARFTSVRSQLLNQSPEFRDC; translated from the coding sequence ATGTCGCTCGACGTCTCACCGGCCCTACTCGAAAAGGCCGAGCGAGGCGAGGTCGACGAAGCTGAATTCGTCGACTGCGTCCGGACCTCCCTGCCTTACGCATGGGAGATGATCAGCTCCCTGGTGGCTCAGCTGAAGGTCGACGGCGGTGCGTTCGCCGACAACCAGACGCCGCCGCCGGACGAGCGGGCACGCGGTCAGTTGCTGCGTGCGCTCGCGAGTGACGCGATACGCGGCGCGCTGCAGCGGCACTTCGGTGTACGCCTTGCCTTCCAGAACTGCCACCGGGTGGCGGTGTTCCCGCTGGACGGCTCGGTCGACGAGAAGCTGGCCCGCTTCACCTCGGTGCGCAGCCAACTGCTGAACCAGTCCCCGGAGTTCAGGGACTGCTGA
- the nucS gene encoding endonuclease NucS, which produces MRLVIARCSVDYAGRLTAHLPSAPRLILVKADGSVSIHADDRAYKPLNWMSPPCTLKEGSGDPEDPAGVWTVINKAGEKLIITMEEILHDSSHELGVDPGLIKDGVEAHLQELLADRIDTLGEGYTLIRREYMTAIGPVDILCRDAEGQTVAIEIKRRGEIDGVEQLTRYLELLNRDPHLAPVRGIFAAQEIKPQARVLATDRGIGCTVLDYNALRGIEDDKLRLF; this is translated from the coding sequence ATGCGTCTCGTCATTGCCCGGTGTTCCGTGGACTACGCGGGCCGGCTCACCGCCCACCTCCCCTCCGCCCCCCGTCTCATCCTGGTGAAGGCGGACGGCAGCGTCTCGATCCACGCGGACGACCGGGCCTACAAGCCCCTCAACTGGATGTCTCCGCCCTGCACGCTGAAGGAGGGTTCGGGGGACCCTGAAGATCCCGCGGGCGTCTGGACCGTCATCAACAAGGCGGGCGAGAAGCTCATCATCACGATGGAGGAGATCCTCCACGACTCCTCGCACGAACTCGGCGTGGACCCCGGCCTGATCAAGGACGGCGTGGAAGCGCACCTCCAGGAGCTGCTCGCCGACCGTATCGACACCCTCGGCGAGGGCTACACGCTGATCCGCCGCGAGTACATGACGGCCATCGGACCGGTCGACATCCTGTGCCGGGACGCCGAGGGCCAGACCGTCGCGATCGAGATCAAGCGGCGCGGCGAGATCGACGGCGTGGAGCAACTCACGCGCTACCTGGAGCTGTTGAACCGCGATCCCCACCTGGCCCCGGTCCGCGGCATCTTCGCCGCCCAGGAGATCAAGCCGCAGGCCCGCGTCCTCGCCACCGACCGCGGCATCGGCTGCACGGTCCTCGACTACAACGCCCTGCGCGGCATCGAGGACGACAAACTGCGCCTCTTCTGA
- a CDS encoding ATP-binding protein yields the protein MDPIDRGPEEYGHDGDDTSSRQRPLREPLTPDFGQHTPALARTVQLVTGDLLLTVNPVDGSEIEVCPPGQRPGRPAKFAAAERAEAARAARPPVPPGLNRPELPLLERQEERERLVRLLARGRSVRLTGPSGSGRTSLLDLVAEDCLDLAPDGVIRLTGFHRTAGDLLHDLFHAVYDAPLHRPGREELLALTREIGAVVVLDDIEFGAAALDELLDATPECAFLIAATPEIPAPSADSAIEEVFLGGLGRPGAVEVLERAVGRVLTEEEANWAGDLYFESEGLPLRFVQAGALLRQRDQLRVGTSAVEEFGVFQDATPADAPFDTPPLDPDEADAVPLPSLGEAAAPAPLLASRLSTSARATLRFAVALGGEVPHQAHLPALVGDTHADAALGELAGCGLVSPVGSRYRLATGVQTQLEAAGYGDDVASGALIAALHYSWWAGHPSVTPERVCAEADALLAALVALLPATTPPGDGEESTTVHLARTAAPAFAAGLHWSDWERVLRSGIEAAQLAGDVGEQAYFQHELGVLALCEGDLDRARAELESSIALRGEAADKRGAVAGRRALALVADRSGVALGLGSTAGEEVPDARYEESASPPGGTPTPFPPLQLPGDTSYTLVAHQPSPPKPHNKARGGLRGYARRNLVAAGAGVLLAAVLGTVVTLGATSNNNADNPSDKVGVNPSASQGSDDDSLGADKAKNGDKNDTGTVTSRPTDPGPDGTYGTSDDPTPTNGGGTPSDKPSGTSGSGNGSHTPSPTKSTSPTSKPPSSPSTPSGGSSSSAPPSGGSSSSATPSGGSSSSATPTDGTTNPSADTSASGAASSAPVETASSVAPGSGGADTSSSAGAVI from the coding sequence ATGGACCCGATCGACCGGGGACCCGAGGAGTACGGCCATGACGGCGACGACACGTCGTCGCGTCAGCGGCCGCTCCGGGAACCCCTCACACCTGACTTCGGCCAGCACACACCCGCACTCGCCCGCACCGTGCAGTTGGTCACCGGCGACCTCCTGCTCACCGTCAACCCCGTCGACGGCAGCGAGATCGAGGTCTGCCCGCCCGGACAGCGGCCCGGCCGGCCCGCGAAGTTCGCCGCCGCCGAGCGCGCCGAGGCGGCCCGAGCCGCCAGACCACCGGTCCCGCCCGGCCTGAACCGCCCCGAACTGCCGCTCCTGGAGCGCCAGGAGGAGCGCGAGCGTCTCGTACGGCTGCTCGCCCGCGGCCGTTCCGTACGCCTCACCGGCCCCTCGGGCTCCGGCCGCACCAGCCTGCTCGACCTCGTCGCCGAGGACTGCCTGGACCTGGCCCCCGACGGCGTGATCCGCCTCACCGGCTTCCACCGCACCGCCGGCGACCTCCTCCACGACCTCTTCCACGCCGTCTACGACGCACCCCTGCACCGGCCCGGCCGGGAGGAACTCCTCGCGCTGACGCGGGAGATCGGTGCGGTCGTCGTCCTGGACGACATCGAGTTCGGCGCCGCAGCCCTCGACGAACTCCTCGACGCGACGCCCGAGTGCGCCTTCCTGATCGCCGCGACCCCGGAGATCCCGGCGCCGTCCGCGGACTCCGCCATCGAGGAGGTCTTCCTCGGCGGCCTCGGGCGGCCCGGTGCCGTGGAGGTCCTGGAGCGTGCCGTGGGCCGCGTCCTCACCGAGGAGGAGGCGAACTGGGCGGGCGACCTCTACTTCGAGTCCGAGGGCCTGCCCCTGCGCTTCGTCCAGGCCGGCGCCCTGCTCCGCCAGCGCGACCAACTGCGCGTCGGCACCAGCGCCGTCGAGGAGTTCGGCGTCTTCCAGGACGCGACCCCGGCCGACGCGCCCTTCGACACCCCGCCCCTCGACCCGGACGAGGCCGACGCCGTACCGCTGCCGTCCCTCGGCGAGGCCGCCGCGCCCGCCCCGCTGCTCGCCTCCCGGCTCAGCACCTCGGCGCGGGCCACCCTGCGCTTCGCCGTCGCGCTCGGCGGTGAGGTGCCGCACCAGGCGCATCTGCCCGCGCTCGTCGGCGACACCCATGCCGACGCCGCCCTCGGTGAACTCGCGGGCTGCGGACTGGTCTCCCCGGTCGGCTCCCGCTACCGGCTCGCCACCGGCGTCCAGACCCAGCTGGAGGCCGCCGGATACGGCGACGACGTCGCGTCCGGCGCCCTCATCGCCGCCCTGCACTACTCCTGGTGGGCCGGGCACCCCTCGGTCACACCCGAGCGCGTGTGCGCCGAGGCGGACGCCCTGCTCGCCGCGCTCGTCGCCCTCCTGCCGGCGACGACACCGCCCGGCGACGGCGAGGAGAGCACCACCGTCCACCTGGCCCGCACGGCGGCGCCCGCGTTCGCCGCCGGACTGCACTGGAGCGACTGGGAGCGCGTGCTGCGCTCCGGCATCGAGGCCGCGCAGCTCGCCGGCGATGTGGGTGAACAGGCCTATTTCCAGCACGAGTTGGGTGTCCTCGCGCTCTGCGAGGGCGACCTCGACCGGGCCCGTGCCGAACTGGAGTCGTCCATCGCCCTGCGCGGCGAGGCCGCCGACAAGCGCGGCGCGGTAGCGGGCCGCCGGGCCCTCGCGCTGGTCGCCGACCGCTCCGGCGTCGCGCTCGGCCTCGGTTCCACGGCGGGTGAGGAAGTACCGGACGCGCGCTACGAGGAGTCGGCCTCGCCGCCCGGCGGCACACCGACGCCCTTCCCGCCGCTCCAACTGCCCGGCGACACCTCCTACACCCTCGTCGCACACCAGCCCTCGCCCCCGAAGCCGCACAACAAGGCCCGGGGCGGCCTGCGCGGCTACGCCCGGCGCAACCTCGTCGCGGCCGGCGCGGGCGTCCTGCTCGCCGCCGTCCTCGGCACGGTCGTCACCCTCGGCGCCACGTCCAACAACAACGCCGACAACCCGTCCGACAAGGTCGGCGTCAACCCGTCGGCCAGCCAGGGCAGCGACGACGACAGCCTCGGCGCCGACAAGGCGAAGAACGGCGACAAGAACGACACGGGCACGGTGACCAGTCGGCCCACCGACCCGGGCCCGGACGGGACCTACGGGACGTCGGACGATCCGACACCGACGAACGGTGGCGGGACGCCTTCGGACAAGCCGAGCGGGACGAGCGGGTCGGGGAACGGGTCGCACACGCCGTCGCCGACCAAGTCGACTTCGCCGACCAGCAAGCCACCGTCCTCGCCGTCCACCCCGTCGGGTGGTTCCTCCTCGTCCGCGCCACCGTCGGGTGGTTCCTCTTCGTCCGCGACGCCGAGCGGCGGTTCGTCCTCGTCCGCCACGCCGACCGACGGCACCACGAACCCGTCCGCCGACACCTCGGCAAGCGGCGCAGCCTCAAGTGCCCCCGTCGAGACGGCCAGTTCGGTCGCGCCCGGGAGCGGCGGCGCGGACACGTCGAGTAGTGCGGGTGCCGTGATCTGA
- a CDS encoding STAS domain-containing protein has protein sequence MYIRGDHVELVVGGRLDVRSAADARTVLHSAVDDGVGDLVLDLSELDSWDATGLGVIMGAHRRAGRCGRRLVLRRVPPQMQRLLVATRLHRILAIEGGIGVESLPRV, from the coding sequence ATGTACATCAGGGGCGACCACGTCGAGCTGGTCGTCGGGGGCCGCCTCGACGTCCGCAGCGCGGCGGACGCCCGTACGGTCCTGCACTCGGCCGTCGACGACGGAGTCGGCGATCTGGTGCTGGACCTGTCCGAGCTCGACTCCTGGGACGCCACCGGCCTCGGCGTCATCATGGGAGCCCACCGACGGGCCGGCCGCTGCGGCCGGCGCCTGGTGCTGCGCCGCGTACCGCCGCAGATGCAGCGCCTGCTCGTGGCCACCCGGCTGCACCGCATCCTCGCCATCGAGGGCGGGATCGGGGTGGAGTCGCTTCCCAGGGTCTGA
- a CDS encoding 3-hydroxyacyl-CoA dehydrogenase family protein, protein MARKLAVIGAGLMGSGIAQVSAQAGWDVVLRDVTDEALKRGTDGIKASYDKFVSKGKLEAHDADAALGRITATTDLDAVADADIVVEAVFEKLEIKHEIFRALDKIVREDAVLASNTSAIPITKIAAVTERPERVVGTHFFSPVPMMGLCELVRGYKTSDETLATAREFAESVGKTCIVVNRDVAGFVTTRLISALVVEAAKLYESGVATAEDIDLACKLGFGHAMGPLATADLTGVDILLHATSNIYTESQDEKFAPPELMRRMVDAGDIGRKSGQGFYKH, encoded by the coding sequence GTGGCACGGAAGCTTGCCGTCATCGGCGCCGGACTCATGGGTTCCGGTATCGCCCAGGTCTCCGCCCAGGCGGGCTGGGACGTCGTCCTGCGCGATGTCACCGACGAAGCCCTGAAGCGTGGAACCGACGGCATCAAGGCCTCGTACGACAAGTTCGTGAGCAAGGGCAAGCTGGAGGCGCACGACGCCGACGCGGCTCTTGGGCGCATCACCGCGACCACCGATCTCGACGCCGTCGCCGACGCGGACATCGTCGTCGAAGCCGTCTTCGAGAAGCTCGAAATCAAGCACGAGATCTTCCGCGCGCTGGACAAGATCGTGCGCGAGGACGCCGTCCTCGCCTCCAACACCTCCGCCATCCCGATCACGAAGATCGCGGCCGTGACGGAGCGTCCGGAGCGCGTCGTAGGAACGCACTTCTTCTCACCGGTCCCGATGATGGGGCTGTGCGAGCTGGTGCGCGGATACAAGACGAGCGACGAAACCCTCGCCACCGCAAGGGAGTTCGCCGAATCCGTCGGCAAGACCTGCATCGTCGTCAACCGTGACGTGGCCGGGTTCGTGACGACCCGTCTCATCTCGGCGCTCGTCGTCGAGGCGGCGAAGCTGTACGAGTCGGGCGTCGCCACCGCCGAGGACATCGACCTCGCCTGCAAGCTGGGCTTCGGCCACGCGATGGGCCCGCTGGCCACCGCGGACCTCACCGGCGTCGACATCCTGCTGCACGCGACGAGCAACATCTACACCGAGTCGCAGGACGAGAAGTTCGCCCCGCCGGAGCTGATGCGCCGAATGGTGGACGCCGGTGACATCGGACGCAAGAGCGGGCAGGGCTTCTACAAGCACTGA
- a CDS encoding cob(I)yrinic acid a,c-diamide adenosyltransferase, with the protein MVNLTRIYTRTGDQGTTALGDMSRVAKTDVRISAYADTNEANAAIGTAIALGALPEDIVKVLTRVQNDLFDVGADLCTPVVENPEFPPLRVEQFYIDKLESDCDHFNEQLEKLRSFILPGGTPGAALLHQACTVARRAERSTWSALEAHAEVMNPLTATYLNRLSDLLFILARTANKEAGDVLWVPGGER; encoded by the coding sequence ATGGTCAATCTGACGCGCATCTACACCAGGACCGGCGACCAGGGCACCACCGCCCTCGGCGACATGAGCCGGGTCGCCAAGACCGACGTCCGCATCTCGGCTTACGCCGACACGAACGAGGCGAACGCGGCGATCGGCACGGCCATCGCCCTCGGCGCCCTCCCCGAGGACATCGTCAAGGTCCTCACCCGCGTCCAGAACGACCTCTTCGACGTGGGCGCGGACCTGTGCACACCGGTGGTCGAGAACCCGGAGTTCCCGCCCCTGCGCGTCGAGCAGTTCTACATCGACAAGTTGGAGTCGGACTGCGACCACTTCAACGAGCAGCTGGAGAAACTCCGCTCCTTCATCCTCCCCGGCGGCACCCCGGGCGCGGCCCTCCTCCACCAGGCCTGCACGGTCGCACGCCGGGCGGAGCGGTCGACATGGTCGGCCCTGGAGGCCCATGCCGAGGTGATGAACCCCCTGACGGCGACCTACCTGAACCGCCTGTCGGACCTCCTCTTCATCCTGGCCCGCACGGCCAACAAGGAGGCGGGGGACGTCCTTTGGGTACCGGGCGGGGAGCGCTGA
- a CDS encoding glycoside hydrolase family 18 chitinase, giving the protein MRFRHRAVAGFATLLLPLAALVGLAAPAEAASTATATFAKSSDWGTGFGGQWTVKNTGTSAISSWTVEWDFPSGTSVTSAWDADVTNSGNHWTAKNKSYNGTIAAGASVSFGFNGAGSGSPSNCLLNGGSCDGGTTVPGDAAPSAPGTPTASAITNTSVNLSWSAATDDKGVKNYDVLRDGTKVATVTTTSYTNTGLTAGTDYSYTVQARDTADQTGPVSGAVAVHTTGGTTTPPATGSAVKLGYLTEWGTYQRNYQVKNLVTSGSAAKITHINYAFGNVTNGQCAIGDAYADYQKTFTADQSVSGVADTWDQPIAGNFNQLRELKAKYPNIKILWSFGGWTWSGGFAQAAANPTAFANSCYNLVEDPRWADVFDGIDIDWEYPNACGLSCDTSGAAAYKNLMQALRAKFGSSNLVTAATTADGTSGGKIDAADYAGAAQYVDWYNVMTYDFFGAFNPTGPTAPHSPLTTYSGIPTPGFTTADAIAKFKSKGVPANKLLIGIGFYGRGWTGVTQDAPGGTATGPAPGTYEQGIEDYKVLKTSCPATGTIAGTAYAHCGTNWWSYDTPSTIAGKMSWAKTQGLGGAFFWDFSGDTSNGELVTAINSGLS; this is encoded by the coding sequence ATGCGCTTCAGACATCGAGCAGTTGCCGGGTTCGCGACCCTGCTGCTTCCGCTCGCCGCTCTCGTCGGTCTGGCCGCGCCCGCCGAGGCCGCTTCGACCGCCACCGCCACCTTCGCCAAGTCCAGTGACTGGGGTACCGGCTTCGGCGGTCAGTGGACCGTCAAGAACACCGGTACCAGCGCGATCAGTTCGTGGACGGTCGAGTGGGACTTCCCCTCCGGTACGTCCGTCACCTCGGCCTGGGACGCGGACGTCACCAACTCAGGCAACCACTGGACCGCGAAGAACAAGTCCTACAACGGCACCATCGCCGCGGGCGCCTCCGTCTCCTTCGGCTTCAACGGCGCCGGCAGCGGCTCGCCCTCCAACTGTCTGCTGAACGGCGGCAGTTGTGACGGCGGCACCACCGTCCCCGGTGACGCGGCCCCCTCCGCCCCCGGCACCCCCACCGCCTCCGCGATCACCAACACCTCGGTGAACCTGTCCTGGAGCGCGGCCACCGACGACAAGGGCGTCAAGAACTACGACGTCCTACGCGACGGCACCAAGGTCGCCACGGTGACGACGACGTCGTACACGAACACCGGTCTCACCGCCGGCACCGACTACTCGTACACCGTGCAGGCCCGGGACACCGCGGACCAGACAGGCCCGGTCAGCGGCGCGGTCGCCGTGCACACCACCGGCGGTACGACCACTCCCCCGGCCACCGGCAGCGCGGTCAAGCTCGGGTACCTCACCGAGTGGGGCACGTACCAGCGCAACTACCAGGTCAAGAACCTGGTGACCTCCGGCTCCGCCGCGAAGATCACGCACATCAACTACGCCTTCGGCAACGTGACCAACGGGCAGTGCGCGATCGGTGACGCCTACGCCGACTACCAGAAGACGTTCACCGCCGACCAGTCGGTCAGCGGCGTTGCCGACACCTGGGACCAGCCGATCGCCGGCAACTTCAACCAGCTGCGCGAGCTGAAGGCCAAGTACCCGAACATCAAGATCCTCTGGTCCTTCGGCGGCTGGACCTGGTCCGGCGGCTTCGCGCAGGCCGCGGCCAACCCGACCGCGTTCGCCAACTCCTGCTACAACCTGGTCGAGGACCCGCGCTGGGCCGACGTCTTCGACGGCATCGACATCGACTGGGAGTACCCGAACGCCTGCGGTCTGTCCTGCGACACCAGCGGTGCGGCGGCGTACAAGAACCTGATGCAGGCCCTGCGCGCCAAGTTCGGCTCCAGCAACCTGGTCACCGCCGCCACCACGGCCGACGGCACCTCCGGCGGCAAGATCGACGCCGCCGACTACGCGGGCGCGGCCCAGTACGTCGACTGGTACAACGTGATGACGTACGACTTCTTCGGCGCCTTCAACCCGACCGGCCCCACCGCCCCGCACTCCCCGCTCACCACCTACAGCGGCATCCCGACACCGGGCTTCACCACGGCCGACGCGATCGCCAAGTTCAAGTCGAAGGGCGTCCCCGCGAACAAGCTGCTCATCGGCATCGGCTTCTACGGCAGAGGCTGGACCGGCGTCACCCAGGACGCCCCGGGCGGCACGGCCACGGGCCCGGCACCCGGCACCTACGAACAGGGCATCGAGGACTACAAGGTCCTCAAGACGTCCTGCCCCGCCACCGGCACCATCGCGGGCACGGCGTACGCCCACTGCGGCACCAACTGGTGGTCCTACGACACCCCGAGCACGATCGCCGGAAAGATGAGCTGGGCCAAGACCCAGGGTCTGGGCGGCGCGTTCTTCTGGGACTTCAGCGGCGACACCAGCAACGGTGAGCTGGTGACCGCCATCAACAGCGGTCTCTCATAA
- a CDS encoding DUF2550 domain-containing protein yields MVLALTVCGIVVALVVVGLFVFGLRRRLIQRSGGTFDCSLRWDVPEKPDTNGKGWSYGVARYNGDRIEWYRVFSYAYRPRRTLERSAIEVAGRRLPEGEEELALLSDALILTCLHRGTRLELAMSEDALTGFLAWLEAAPPGQRVNVA; encoded by the coding sequence ATGGTCCTCGCTCTGACTGTGTGCGGAATCGTGGTGGCCCTGGTTGTGGTGGGGCTGTTCGTCTTCGGCCTGCGCCGCAGACTCATCCAGCGCTCCGGCGGCACCTTCGACTGTTCGCTCCGCTGGGACGTCCCGGAGAAACCCGACACCAACGGCAAGGGCTGGAGCTACGGCGTCGCCCGCTACAACGGCGACCGCATCGAGTGGTACCGCGTCTTCTCCTACGCCTACCGCCCGCGCCGGACGCTGGAACGCTCCGCGATCGAGGTCGCCGGCCGCCGCCTCCCCGAGGGCGAGGAGGAGCTGGCCCTGCTCTCCGACGCGCTCATCCTGACCTGCCTGCACCGGGGCACGCGCCTCGAACTCGCCATGAGCGAAGACGCGCTGACCGGTTTCCTCGCGTGGCTTGAGGCAGCCCCGCCCGGTCAGCGCGTCAATGTCGCTTAG
- a CDS encoding F0F1 ATP synthase subunit epsilon, giving the protein MAAELHVELVAADRQVWSGEATLVVARTTSGDIGVMPGHQPLLGVLESGPVTIRTSDGGTVVAAVHGGFISFADNKLSLLAEIAELSDEIDVQRVERELERAKAEGDESAERRADVRLRAVETR; this is encoded by the coding sequence TTGGCTGCTGAGCTGCATGTCGAGCTCGTCGCCGCGGACCGCCAGGTCTGGTCCGGCGAGGCCACCCTGGTCGTCGCGCGCACCACGTCCGGCGACATCGGCGTCATGCCCGGTCACCAGCCGCTGCTCGGTGTGCTGGAGTCGGGCCCGGTGACCATCCGTACGAGCGACGGCGGGACGGTCGTCGCCGCGGTGCACGGCGGTTTCATCTCGTTCGCGGACAACAAGTTGTCGCTGCTCGCCGAGATCGCCGAGCTGTCGGACGAGATCGACGTCCAGCGCGTGGAGCGGGAGCTGGAGCGCGCGAAGGCGGAGGGCGACGAGTCCGCCGAGCGTCGCGCCGACGTCCGACTGCGTGCGGTGGAGACGCGCTGA